The Coffea arabica cultivar ET-39 chromosome 1e, Coffea Arabica ET-39 HiFi, whole genome shotgun sequence genome has a window encoding:
- the LOC140016038 gene encoding uncharacterized protein, which produces MQFDSDMDAYECYSNYAAMKGFIVRKKYINRDKDGMITSRWFTCCKESRRQLDEQDKRTRMYSAHTKTGCGARMGISLNRILKKYVVADFSSDLMAKPVGSAYNIGCKEDDVKKHLSTRRERSLNYGEAGSF; this is translated from the exons ATGCAGTTTGACTCTGATATGGATGCTTATGAATGTTACAGCAATTATGCTGCGATGAAGGGGTTCATCGTGCGAAAGAAGTACATTAACAGAGACAAAGATGGAATGATAACTTCAAGGTGGTTCACATGTTGTAAAGAAAGTAGAAGGCAGTTGGATGAACAAGATAAAAGGACTAGAATGTACAGTGCTCATACTAAGACAGGTTGTGGTGCAAGAATGGGCATTTCCTTGAACAGGATATTGAAGAAGTATGTGGTTGCTGACTTC TCAAGTGATTTGATGGCAAAACCAGTTGGGAGTGCATACAACATAGGTTGCAAGGAGGATGATGTCAAGAAGCACCTAAGCACTAGGAGGGAGCGAAGCTTAAACTATGGCGAGGCAGGAAGCTTTTAG